The Meiothermus ruber DSM 1279 genome includes the window ACGCTTCCAACCCTTCAGCAGCGAGCCCATCCGGCTGATAGACCAGCAGGGCCGCTGGATCGCCCCGTTTGAGCACGGGCTGCCGCCCGATCGGCTGCAACGCTTCTACCGCGATATGCTGGCCGCCCGGCTGCTGGATGAAAAACTGGTCATTCTGATTCGCACCGGCAAGACCAGCTTTATCGCCCCCCACGCCGGCCACGAGGCCGCCCAGGTGGGCATTGCCCATGCCCTGCGCAAAGGCCACGACTGGCTCTTTCCCTACTACCGCGACATGGGGCTGGTGCTGGCGCTGGGGGTGCCACTGGTGGAAATTTTCGGCCAGACCCTAGGCAACGCCGCCGACCCGGCCAAGGGCCGCCAGATGCCCTCGCACCCTGGCAGCAAGGCCCTCAATGTGTTCACGGTCTGTTCGGCCATCGCTTCGCACATCCCGCCTGCGACCGGGGCGGCCCTGAGCATGAAGCTGCGCCGCACCGGCCAGGTGGCGGTCTGCACCTTCGGCGACGGGGCCACCAGCGAGGGGGACTGGCACGCCGGCATCAACTTTGCCGCTGTGCAGCAGGCCCCGGCGGTGTTCGTCTGTGAAAACAACCGCTACGCCATCAGCGTGAACATCTCCAAGCAGACCGCCTCAGAAAACATCGCCATCAAGGCCCAGGCCTATGGCATGCCCGGCTACTACGTGGACGGTCTGGACGTGCTGGCCAGCTACTTTGTGATGCAGGAAGCCATCGAGCGGGCTCGAGCCGGCCAGGGGCCCAGCCTGGTGGAGCTGGTGGTGCACCGCTTTGGGGCCCACTCCTCCGCCGACGACGACAGCCGCTACCGTTCGCGCGAGGAACTGGCCGCCGAGCGCCAGCAAGACCCCTTGCAACGCTACCAGCGGTTCCTGGAGCAACAGGGCCTGTGGGATGCCCAGTGGGCCAACGAGCTGCGGCTGGAAATCTCCAAGGCCCTCGAGGCCGCCCTGCAAGAAGCCCTGCAGGCCGGTGAACCCGACCCGCTCGAGATGTTCGACGACGTGTTCGCCGCCCGCCCCTGGCACCTGGAGGAACAGCGGCGCCTGGTAGCAGAGGAACTGCAGTCCTGAAAGCGGAGGATATATGCCAACCATGACCCTGATCCAGGCCATAAATGCGGCCCTGGACGAAGAGATGAACCGCGACGAACGCGTGATGTTGCTAGGCGAAGACGTGGGCAAACGGGGCGGGGTGTTCCTGGCTACCGAGGGCCTCCAGCAAAAATACGGCCCCGACCGGGTGATGGACACCCCCCTCTCGGAGGCCGCCATTATCGGGGCGGCGGTGGGGCTGGCCGCGCACGGGATGCGCCCGGTGGCCGAAATTCAGTTTGCTGACTACGTGTTCCCCGGCATCGACCAGCTTTTTTCTCAGGCCGCCAAACTGCGTTACCGTTCGGGCGGCCAGTTCAGCGCGCCCATGGTGGTGCGCATGCCCACCGGCGGCGGCGTGAAGGGCGGGCACCACCACTCGCAAAGCCCGGAAGCCCACTTTGCCCATACCGCCGGCCTGAAGGTCATTGTGGTCTCGACCCCTTACGACGCCAAAGGGCTCCTGAAGGCGGCCATTCGCAACGACGACCCGGTGGTCTTCATGGAGCCTAAGCGCCTGTACCGGGCGGTAAAAGAAGAGGTACCCGCCGACGACTTTCTGCTGCCCATCGGCAAGGCGGCGGTTCGCCGGGAGGGCCGGGACATCACTCTGGTTTCCTACGGGGGGCCGATGGTCGAGACCCTCAAAGCCGCCGAGGAGATGGCGGCCGCGGGCCTTGACCCCGAGGTGATCGACCTGCGCACGGTGATGCCCTGGGACAAAGAAACGGTACTAGCCTCGGTGGCCAAAACCGGCCGCCTGCTGATGATCTCCGAAGCGCCGCGCACGGCCAGCATCGCCTCGGAGGTTACCGCTACCGTTTCGGAAGAACTCTTCGACCAACTGCTGGCCCCGCCCCTGCGGGTCACCGGGTTCGACACCCCTTACCCGCTGGCGCAGGATAAGCTCTACATGCCAACCGTTACCCGTATCCTGGCTGCAGCCAAACGTCTACTGGACTATTAGGGAGGAAGCATGCCTAAAGAAGTGGTGCTGCCCGAGCTGGCAGAGTCGGTGGTGGAAGGTGAAATTCTGCGGTGGCTGGTGAATGAAGGCGATGCCTTGAAAAAAGACCAGCCTTTTGTGGAGGTCATGACCGACAAGGTCACGGTGGAGCTACCGAGTCCCTACGAAGGGGTGCTGCTGCAAAAGCTGGTCAAGGAGGGGCAGGTGGTGCCGGTGCACGCCCCCATCGCCCTGATTGCCGAGCCTGGGGAGGTAAGCGCGGTGGTTAGCGATAAAAAGCCCGCCCCGGCGCCCAGCCTGCAAGCCCAGGAAGAGCGCTCCATTGTGGAGCCGGGCCAGGTGGCAGAAGACGACGGGGCCAGCCTCTCGTTGTTCAAACCGGATAACAAGCCAGAGCAGGTCAAAAACCCCTTCACCAAAGCCGCGCCGCTGGCATCGGGGCCAAGCGCTGCCACGGTTCAGGCCCACGGACGGGTGATCGCGGTGCCGGCGGCCCGCAAGCTGGCCCGCGAGCTGGGGCTGGACATCGCCCAGATACCGGGTTCGGGGCCCAACGGGCGGGTGCGGGTGGAGGACGTGAAGGCCTACGCCGAGCAAAAAAGCCGTGCCACACCGCCCGTTGCCGCACCTTCGGCATCCGAGCGCGGTGCGCCCCTGCTGGGCCTGGCGCCGGTGCAGTACAAGACCCCCAAGGGCTACGAGGAGCTCGAGACCCGCGTACCCCTGCGCGGCCTGCGCCGGGCCATCGCCCAGCAGATGATGGCCTCGCACCTTTACACGGTGCGCACCCTCTCGGTGGACGAGGTGGACATGACCGAGCTGGTGGCCCTGCGCAACCGGCTCAAGCTCGAGGCCGAAGCCCAGGGGGTCAGGCTCAGCTACCTGCCCTTCATTTTCAAGGCGGTGGCGGTGGCGCTCAAAAAATTCCCGGCCCTCAACAGCTCGCTGGACGAGGCAAGGCAGGAGGTGGTGCTCAAGCACTACGTTAATATCGGCATGGCCGTGGCCGCCGAAAATGGCCTGATTGTGCCGGTGGTGCGGGACGTGGAGCGCAAAAGCCTGCTGCAGATTGCCCGCGAGATTAACGAGCTGGCCGAGAAAGCCCGCAGCGGCAAGCTGACCCCGGAGGAGGTAAGCGGCTCCACCTTCAGCATCACCAACATCGGCTCGATTGGGGCGCTGTTCAGTTTCCCCATCATCAACGTGCCGGACGCTGCCATCCTGGGTGTGCACTCCATCCAGAAGCGCCCGGTGGTTGGCGAGCGCGACGAAATTGTGGTGCGGCAGATGATGTACCTCTCGCTCTCCTTCGACCATCGGCTGGTAGACGGGGCCGAGGCGGCCCGCTTCACCAAAGAGGTCATCCGGCTCCTGGAGAAACCCGAACGGCTCTTCCTGGAAGCCCTGTAGTTTTTCGCTCTGCGGATTTTGTTTTTCACACCTAGCCTGACTAGAATGGGGTATCTATGTCCACCATCTACGACGTTATCGTGATTGGAACCGGCCCTGGCGGCTACCACGCGGCCATCCGGGCCGCCCAGCTCGGCAAGAAGGTGCTGGCCGTGGAGGCCGAGCACGTGGGGGGGGTCTGCCTGAACGTGGGCTGCATCCCCACCAAGGCGCTCCTGCATGCTGCCGAAGAGCTGGAAGGCACCAAGCATGCCAGCGCCTTCGGTCTGGAAGTTAAGGAGGCCAGGCTCGACCTGAAAAAGCTGGGTGGCTGGCGCGACGGCATCGTCAAGAAGCTGACCGGCGGGGTTTCACAGCTTTTGAAGGGCAACAAGGTCGACCTGAAAACCGGCTTTGCCAGGTTTGTTGATAAAAACACCATCGAGGTAGGCGGCGAGCGTATCCAGGGCAAGACCTTCATCGTGGCTACCGGCTCGGAGCCCAACACCCTGCCGGGCTTCGAGGTGGATCAGAAAGACATCGTGGACTCCACCGGGGCCCTGCGCGTCGAGGATAAGTTCCCCAAGCGGATGCTCTGCATCGGGGGGGGTGCGATTGGGCTCGAGTTCGCCCAGGTCTACAAGCGCATGGGGGCCGAGGTCACGGTGATCGAGTTCATGGGCCAGATTCTGCCCGCCGCCGACCCCGAGACTGCGGGCCTCTTGGCTAAAATCCTGGGCAAGCAGGGCATCCATATCAAAACCCACACCAAAGGCGTAAAGGTCGAGCGCAAGAAAGATGGCCTGCACGTCACCCTCGAGCACACCCAGACCGGCCAGCAGGAAACGCTGGTGGTGGACAAGATTCTGGTGGCCACCGGGCGCCGGCCGCGGGGCAAGGGGCTGGGCCTCGAGGCCATCGGGGTGGTGGTAGACGAGCGCGGTTACATCCCCACCAACGAAAAAATGGAGACCAACGTACCTGGCATCTACGCCATCGGCGACGTCACCCGCCCGCCCCTGCTGGCCCACAAAGCCATGAAGGAGGGCCTGATTGCCGCTGAGAACGCCGCCGGGGGCAACGCGGTGATGGACTACCAGATTCCCAACGTGGTCTACACCAGCCCCGAGTGGGCCGCAGTGGGCCTGACCGAGGAAGAGGCCACCAAGGCCGGCTACAAGGTCAAGGTGGGCAAGTTTCCGCTCTCGGCCTCGGGCCGGGCCATGACCCTGGAAGCCACCGACGGCCTGATCAAGCTCATCGGCGACGCCGAGACCGACCTGTTGCTGGGGGGACATATCGTGGGCCCCAACGCTTCCGACATGATCGCCGAGATCGCCCTGGCCCTGGAGATGGGCGCCACCGTGACCGACGTGGGCCTCACCGTGCACGCCCACCCCACGCTCTCCGAGGGCATCATGGAGGCCGCCGAGCACCTGCACCGCCAGGCCATCCACATCGCCAACCGCTAGGCTTTCTGGTATAACTGCCTTGCATGCGGATTCGTGCGACCCTAAACGCCCTGGCCCTCCGGCTCGACGGCAACGAAACCCCGGAACTGCTGCACAAAGCCCTGGCCGACCTGCCCCCGCTGCCCCTCGAGGTCGAGGTGGCCGGGGTGGTGGGCCAGGGGGTGCTGGAGGCCCTGCTCGAGCTCGGACGCGAGCGGGGCTTGCAGCTCAGGCCGCCGCGGGGCGAGAAGTACATCCCCTACACCGAGGTGATTGACCAGACCGTTCGCTCGGGCGTGCGCATCGAGTCGCCGGGTACGCTGGTCATCCTGGGCGACGTCAACGCCGGGGCCGAAGTGGTGGCCGCTGGCGACATCATCGTGGTGGGCAAGCTGCGCGGCCTGGCCCACGCCGGGGCCACCGGCCAGGAAGAGGCCGCCATCTGGGCCATGAGCCTGGAGGCCAAGCAGATCCGTATCGCCCACCATGTGGCCCAGGCCCCTGCCGGCGAGGCCGGCGCGCGCAACCCCGAGCGGGCCAGGGTTGTGAATGGTCAGATTGTGCTCGAGGCCTGGGGCAGGCGCTAGACAGCCCAGGTCAATTTCAGTACAGAGGCGCGGTCAGCCGCAACAGGCCGGGGCTAAAAACCAATCCCCCCCGCCGACTCCCCGTAGCGCTTGAGCACCAGGTCAATCACCCAGCCCGTCACCGCCACATACAACCAGACCGGCACCGTCCAGCGGGCCCAGGCCTTATGGATAGCAAAACGCTGCTTGAAGGCGTTGTAGAGCAACCACAAGACCAGTGGGCCGTTCAGGGCGGCCAGGATGGTGTGGCTGATTAGCAAGGCATAGTAGGCACCGCGCCACTCCTCGGGCCCGACGTAGCGGGTGGTGCCGTACAACCCCCACTTAAGCAGGTAAAACACCAAAAACAGGGCCGCCAGCACGGTAGCCAGCAGCATCACCCGGGGATGCCAGACCCGATCCCCACGCTTGATGAAGATAACCCCCACCACCACCGCCAGCCCCGAAAGCGCAATGAGCGCAGCGGCGATGTCTCCTAGCAACTCTCCCATCTAAAAACCCTCCTTTATCGTTTTGGCCTGCATCCCTCAAAAACCCACAGCCCCCGCATGCGCACAGCAAACTCCAAAAGGGATCGCATCGCAGGTGAACAGCGTACCTGACCGTCTGTCTCTGTGGGGATCACCCCACCATGCACAAGCGCGTTTGGCATCTTTGGTCGGGGCTTTGGCAGCCCTCGAGCAGTGTATCGACTTGCCGGCTTCTTATCCCTGGCGCTGGCTCACAAATTCGCGATTGAGCTTCTCTGCCAACCGGCGTACCCGCTCCTGCCTCGAGCTGCGGGCATAGCTATAACCCAGCATGAAAAAACGCTCAGCTTCATTGCGCTTGTCCAGTTGACGCTGTAGTTGCGCCAACCGCAGGTAGGCCAGGGCCATCATGCCATCGCGCTCCCTGGAAGGGCGGGCCACTTCCAGCAAAGCCACCGCTTCTTTTAGCACGTCCACCGCCTGTTCGGGCGAAGCCTCCCGGGCATCGCGTATCAATCCTGCGGCCTGGTCAAGCAAGCGCTGCACAAAGCTCAGTATATCGGGCCAGAAACCCTGAAGGTAGACCGGCTTTTTCCAGTTAAGCCATTTCTTGCGATACAATCGCCTGGCAATAAAAGGTCGTTATGATAATTCCTCCCCTACCCACCCCCTTCGATGTAAACGGCCACCTCGACACCGCAGCCTTTCGCGAACTGGCCCAGGCCATCGAACCCCATGTGGACGGGCTGCTGTTCTACGGCTCCAACGGCGAGGGCGTCCACCTGACCCGCGAGGAGCGGGCGGCGGGCCTGGCCGTCCAGACCCCCCAGAAGCCCGCCATGGTGGGCCTGATGGAAGAGACCCTGGCCCAGGCCGCCATCGCCCTCGAGGAGGCCGCCCGCCTTGGGGCCAAAGTGCTGGTCACACCCCCCCGCTACTACGAGGCCAACCTGGGCCCCGACGGCCTGCTGCGCTACTTCGGCGGGATTGCCGATATGGGCCGGGCCGAGGTCTGGCTGTACCATGTGCCGGCCAATACCAAAGCCCCGCTACCCTTGCCGGTGGTGGCCGAGCTGGCCCGGCACCCCAGGATTGGAGGACTGAAAGACTCCAGCGGAGAGCTGGCCCGCATGGCCTTCTACGCTTCGCAAAACCTGGGCATCCAGCTTTACACCGGCCACGCCCCCACCTTTTTGGGGGCTTTAGCACACGGGGCCCACGGGGGTATTCTGGCGGTCTCGAACCTGGCCCCCAAACCCTATAAAAAGCTGCTCGAGCTCTGGCGGGCCGGCCAGGTGGCCGAGGCCCAGGCCCTGCAAGCCGAACTCGAGCCCTTTGGCCGGATGCTGGCCCAGGGGGGCTTTGTGCTCCTGAAGCAGGCCCTGCGCCACCTGGGCCTGCCCGGAGGCTACCCCCGCCCCCCCTACCCCGCCGAAAGCCCGGTCTGGCCCAGCTTCAAGCCCCTTCTGGAAGCCTTCAAAGAACGGGGCTGGACGGTGGGTTAAGGCCCGTTTAGTGAAAAATCTGCGCTGTGCGGCCCCGGATTGGGTAAGCTCAACTGGGAGGCAACCATGAAGCGATACGCACGGTGGCTCTTGTTGGGACTGGCTTTGCTGCTAAGCGCTTGCGTACCCCAGGCGGTGCGGCCCCAGGCCCCCCAGGTCGAGCTGTTGCAGTTTAGCCTGGTTTCCATAGACCCCTTCAGCGGGCGGGGCGAGTTTGACGTGCGCCTGCGCCTGACCAACACCAACTCCTTTACCCTGCCCTTGCTGGACAGCACCCTCACCGCCGAGCTGGGGGGCTCGCAATTCCGCCTGACCCTGCCCGCTCTGGAAATCCCCGCCGGGGCCAGCCGCGAAGCCCAGACCCGCCTGGTGGTGCCCCTGGTGGAGGGCACCCGCGCCCTGGCCAGCCTGGTGGGCGGCCAGAGCACCCGCTTCCGCCTCCTGGGTGAGCTGCGTGTGCAGCTCGGCCCGGCAGTGGTTCCGATTGGGCCGGTGACGCTCCTGGACCGCGAGGTGCGCATCCAGTTTACCTTCCGGCTCCCCACCATCCGCCTGGTCGAGATCCGGCTGGACGGGCTGGCCGTCCGGCTGGTGCTGGAGGTAGAGAACCCCAACCCCATCGGGTTTACCCTGGAAGGCCCGTTGCGCCTCCTGGTTGGGGGGCGGAGCGTGGCCGAGAGCGCGTTCAACCTGGGGCTCGGGCCCAATGGGCGCAACCGGGGCGAGCTGCGCCTGGGTTTGTCGGGGCTGCCGGGGCTGGGGGGTGTGAGCGTAGACCTGGGGCTTACGGCCCGCATTCCGGGCATCCTGGATCGGCCGGTAGTGCAGGTTTTGCAGGGGGTGTTGCGGTAGGCATCTGAATTTGCCAGACACCTGGGTTCGCGGACAAAAGTAGCCTGCGAGGGCACGTCTATGCCCCACCTGAACAGGGGCCGTGCAGGGTTCTGGTAGGCTTGAATAAGCGTCTGATGATAATCTAAAGCCTGATGAACGCTGTGCTCGAGGCCACCGGCCTGCGCAAACGGTTTGGCAGTCTGGTTGCGGTGGATGGGGTGAGCCTGCATCTGGCGGCGGGGGAGGTGCTGGCCTTCCTGGGCCCCAACGGGGCGGGCAAGACCACCACCATCAAGATGCTGGCCGGGCTGCTCTGGCCCGATGGGGGCCAGGTACAACTGCTGGGCCAGAGCCCTCACCAAAACCCCTGGGCCTTGCGCCACCTGGGGGCGGTGCTGGAAGGCAACCGCAACGTCTACTGGCGCATGACCGCACTGGAGAACCTGGTCTATTTTGGGGTGGCCCGTGGGCTGCGCTACCAGGCGGCCCAGCGCCGGGCGCGGGCTTTGCTCGAGCAGCTCGAGCTTGGCGCCAAAAGCCACACCGAGGTGCGCCACCTTTCACGCGGGATGCAACAAAAGCTCTCGCTGGCGGTGGCCCTGATGCACGACCCCGAGCTTTTGCTCCTGGACGAGCCCACCCTGGGGCTGGACGTGGAGAGCGCCCTGCGGGTCGAAGGCATGGTGCGGGAGCTGGCCCAGACCGGCAAGGCCATCCTCCTGACCACCCACCAGCTCGAGGTGGCCCAGCGCCTGGCCAGCCGCATCGCCATCATCCAGCAAGGGCGCATCGTGCTGGAGGGCCGCACGCCCGAGCTGCTGGGTCGCTTTGCCGGGGAGCACTACCTGATCGAAACGGAAACCCCGCTCTCACCCGCGCAGCTCGGCCACCTGCGCTCGCTGGGCCTCGAGGGCGAGGGGCCACCGTATGTGTACCAGGGCGATAGCGACGGGCTGTGGCGGCTGCTCGAGGCCCTCAAGCCCACACCCCTCAAGAAGGTGGCGCGGGCCGAGGCCGATCTGCTCGAGGTTTTCCTGAAGGTGGTGGGCCGTGCTTGACCTGTTCTGGGT containing:
- a CDS encoding alpha-ketoacid dehydrogenase subunit beta; this encodes MPTMTLIQAINAALDEEMNRDERVMLLGEDVGKRGGVFLATEGLQQKYGPDRVMDTPLSEAAIIGAAVGLAAHGMRPVAEIQFADYVFPGIDQLFSQAAKLRYRSGGQFSAPMVVRMPTGGGVKGGHHHSQSPEAHFAHTAGLKVIVVSTPYDAKGLLKAAIRNDDPVVFMEPKRLYRAVKEEVPADDFLLPIGKAAVRREGRDITLVSYGGPMVETLKAAEEMAAAGLDPEVIDLRTVMPWDKETVLASVAKTGRLLMISEAPRTASIASEVTATVSEELFDQLLAPPLRVTGFDTPYPLAQDKLYMPTVTRILAAAKRLLDY
- a CDS encoding ABC transporter ATP-binding protein; this translates as MNAVLEATGLRKRFGSLVAVDGVSLHLAAGEVLAFLGPNGAGKTTTIKMLAGLLWPDGGQVQLLGQSPHQNPWALRHLGAVLEGNRNVYWRMTALENLVYFGVARGLRYQAAQRRARALLEQLELGAKSHTEVRHLSRGMQQKLSLAVALMHDPELLLLDEPTLGLDVESALRVEGMVRELAQTGKAILLTTHQLEVAQRLASRIAIIQQGRIVLEGRTPELLGRFAGEHYLIETETPLSPAQLGHLRSLGLEGEGPPYVYQGDSDGLWRLLEALKPTPLKKVARAEADLLEVFLKVVGRA
- the minC gene encoding septum site-determining protein MinC — translated: MRIRATLNALALRLDGNETPELLHKALADLPPLPLEVEVAGVVGQGVLEALLELGRERGLQLRPPRGEKYIPYTEVIDQTVRSGVRIESPGTLVILGDVNAGAEVVAAGDIIVVGKLRGLAHAGATGQEEAAIWAMSLEAKQIRIAHHVAQAPAGEAGARNPERARVVNGQIVLEAWGRR
- the lpdA gene encoding dihydrolipoyl dehydrogenase — protein: MSTIYDVIVIGTGPGGYHAAIRAAQLGKKVLAVEAEHVGGVCLNVGCIPTKALLHAAEELEGTKHASAFGLEVKEARLDLKKLGGWRDGIVKKLTGGVSQLLKGNKVDLKTGFARFVDKNTIEVGGERIQGKTFIVATGSEPNTLPGFEVDQKDIVDSTGALRVEDKFPKRMLCIGGGAIGLEFAQVYKRMGAEVTVIEFMGQILPAADPETAGLLAKILGKQGIHIKTHTKGVKVERKKDGLHVTLEHTQTGQQETLVVDKILVATGRRPRGKGLGLEAIGVVVDERGYIPTNEKMETNVPGIYAIGDVTRPPLLAHKAMKEGLIAAENAAGGNAVMDYQIPNVVYTSPEWAAVGLTEEEATKAGYKVKVGKFPLSASGRAMTLEATDGLIKLIGDAETDLLLGGHIVGPNASDMIAEIALALEMGATVTDVGLTVHAHPTLSEGIMEAAEHLHRQAIHIANR
- a CDS encoding DUF420 domain-containing protein, encoding MGELLGDIAAALIALSGLAVVVGVIFIKRGDRVWHPRVMLLATVLAALFLVFYLLKWGLYGTTRYVGPEEWRGAYYALLISHTILAALNGPLVLWLLYNAFKQRFAIHKAWARWTVPVWLYVAVTGWVIDLVLKRYGESAGGIGF
- a CDS encoding dihydrolipoamide acetyltransferase family protein gives rise to the protein MPKEVVLPELAESVVEGEILRWLVNEGDALKKDQPFVEVMTDKVTVELPSPYEGVLLQKLVKEGQVVPVHAPIALIAEPGEVSAVVSDKKPAPAPSLQAQEERSIVEPGQVAEDDGASLSLFKPDNKPEQVKNPFTKAAPLASGPSAATVQAHGRVIAVPAARKLARELGLDIAQIPGSGPNGRVRVEDVKAYAEQKSRATPPVAAPSASERGAPLLGLAPVQYKTPKGYEELETRVPLRGLRRAIAQQMMASHLYTVRTLSVDEVDMTELVALRNRLKLEAEAQGVRLSYLPFIFKAVAVALKKFPALNSSLDEARQEVVLKHYVNIGMAVAAENGLIVPVVRDVERKSLLQIAREINELAEKARSGKLTPEEVSGSTFSITNIGSIGALFSFPIINVPDAAILGVHSIQKRPVVGERDEIVVRQMMYLSLSFDHRLVDGAEAARFTKEVIRLLEKPERLFLEAL
- a CDS encoding thiamine pyrophosphate-dependent dehydrogenase E1 component subunit alpha encodes the protein MIQEKVRFQPFSSEPIRLIDQQGRWIAPFEHGLPPDRLQRFYRDMLAARLLDEKLVILIRTGKTSFIAPHAGHEAAQVGIAHALRKGHDWLFPYYRDMGLVLALGVPLVEIFGQTLGNAADPAKGRQMPSHPGSKALNVFTVCSAIASHIPPATGAALSMKLRRTGQVAVCTFGDGATSEGDWHAGINFAAVQQAPAVFVCENNRYAISVNISKQTASENIAIKAQAYGMPGYYVDGLDVLASYFVMQEAIERARAGQGPSLVELVVHRFGAHSSADDDSRYRSREELAAERQQDPLQRYQRFLEQQGLWDAQWANELRLEISKALEAALQEALQAGEPDPLEMFDDVFAARPWHLEEQRRLVAEELQS
- a CDS encoding dihydrodipicolinate synthase family protein is translated as MIIPPLPTPFDVNGHLDTAAFRELAQAIEPHVDGLLFYGSNGEGVHLTREERAAGLAVQTPQKPAMVGLMEETLAQAAIALEEAARLGAKVLVTPPRYYEANLGPDGLLRYFGGIADMGRAEVWLYHVPANTKAPLPLPVVAELARHPRIGGLKDSSGELARMAFYASQNLGIQLYTGHAPTFLGALAHGAHGGILAVSNLAPKPYKKLLELWRAGQVAEAQALQAELEPFGRMLAQGGFVLLKQALRHLGLPGGYPRPPYPAESPVWPSFKPLLEAFKERGWTVG